A stretch of the Ictidomys tridecemlineatus isolate mIctTri1 chromosome 5, mIctTri1.hap1, whole genome shotgun sequence genome encodes the following:
- the Znf106 gene encoding zinc finger protein 106 isoform X5: MLSASDLVTMVRERKCILCHIAYSSKKEMDEHMRSMLHHRELENLKGRFGIEMVPLVQNEQEVLDLDGDPDLSNLEGFQWEGVSISSSPGLARKRSLSESSVIMDRAPSVYNFFSEEGTGKENEPQQIVSPSNSLNAAQSQKATMCLKQELTPLTASLRTGEKSENVATRRRHSAQLPCDHIIPLMHSAKDLNNQERSTPPSENQNAQENNGERNSLSSNASSLLAASSLADAATDSSCTSGAEQNDSQSIRKKRRATGDGSSPELPSLERKNKRRKIKGKKERSQVDQLLNISLREEELSKSLQCMDNNLLQARAALQTAYVEVQRLLMLKQQITMEMSALRTHRIQILQGLQETYEPSEHPDQLPCSLTREQRNSRSQTSADTTLLPNPFFPVFLEPPPSHVSPSSSGALLKVTTSPAFQAPGSVPAPDSSVQIKQEPMSPEQDENVNAVSQVSACSVSKELPQVNREISCPVYPVITAALSLSEVTENCHEPIQDLKFPVEQANTRNRENSPSSQSTDLLSINKDSEEPTKGNSGSEACSSSFLRLSFASETPLEKEAHSPADQPEQQAESTLTSAETRGNKKKKKLRKKKTLRAAHVPENSDTEQDVFTAKPVRKIKTGKLTKGSKVTTSTWEDRTGQEQESVREEADSDSSLEVLEIPNPQLEVVAIDSSESGEEKPDSPSKKDIWNSAEQNPLEASRSGCDEVSSTSELGTRYKDGIPVSVAETQTVISSLKGSKNSSEISSEPGDDDEPTEGSFEGHQAAVNAIQIFGNLLYTCSADKTVRVYNLVSRKCIGVFEGHTSKVNCLLVTQTSGKNAALYTGSSDHTIHCYNVKTRECVEQLHLEDRVLCLHSRWRILYAGLANGTVVTFNIKNNKQLEIFECHGPRAVSCLATAQEGARKLLVVGSYDCTISVRDARNGLLLRTLEGHSKTILCMKVVNDLVFSGSSDQSVHAHNIHTGELVRIYKGHNHAVTVVNILGKVMVTACLDKFVRVYELQSHDRLQVYGGHKDMIMCMTIHKSMIYTGCYDGSIQAVRLNLMQNYRCWWHGCSLIFGVIDHLKQHLLTDHTNPNFQTLKCRWKNCDAFFTARKGSKQDAAGHIERHAEDDSKIDS; encoded by the exons ATGTTGAGTGCTTCAGATCTGGTCACTATGGTACGAGAACGAAAATGCATATTGTGCCACATTGCATACAGCTCAAAAAAG GAGATGGACGAACACATGCGGAGCATGTTGCATCACAGGGAACTTGAAAACCTGAAGGGCAG gtttgGCATAGAAATGGTACCTCTGGTTCAAAATGAGCAAGAGGTCTTGGATTTAGATGGTGATCCTGATCTGTCTAATTTAGAAGGATTCCAGTGGGAAGGtgtttccatttcctcatctccTGGGTTGGCCAGAAAGCGAAGCCTTTCTGAGAGCAGCGTGATCATGGATAGGGCTCCTTCTGTGTACAATTTCTTCAGTGAGGAAGGTACTGGCAAAGAAAATGAGCCCCAGCAGATTGTTTCACCTAGTAACTCATTGAATGCTGCACAGAGTCAGAAAGCAACGATGTGCCTTAAACAGGAGTTGACACCTCTGACTGCCTCCCTCAGAACAGGTGAAAAGTCTGAAAATGTTGCTACCCGAAGGCGTCATAGTGCACAATTACCCTGTGATCATATAATACCTTTGATGCATTCAGCAAAAGACCTAAACAACCAGGAGAGGTCTACACCACCATCAGAGAATCAGAATGCCCAGGAGAATAATGGAGAAAGAAACTCTCTCTCATCAAATGCATCCTCACTCCTTGCAGCCTCCAGTTTAGCAGATGCAGCCACTGATAGCAGCTGTACCTCTGGTGCTGAACAAAATGACAGCCAGAGTATTAGAAAGAAACGAAGAGCCACCGGA GATGGATCTTCTCCTGAACTCCCAAGTcttgagagaaaaaataaaagaaggaaaattaaagggaaaaaag AACGTTCTCAGGTTGACCAGCTACTGAATATTTCCTTAAGAGAGGAAGAACTAAGCAAATCACTGCAGTGCATGGATAATAACCTTCTGCAGGCCCGGGCAGCTCTGCAGACAGCATATGTTGAAGTTCAGAGGTTGCTCATGCTCAAGCAGCAG ataactATGGAAATGAGTGCACTGAGGACTCATAGAATACAGATTCTACAGGGATTACAAG AAACATATGAACCTTCTGAGCACCCAGATCAGCTTCCCTGTAGCCTCACTCGAGAACAAAGGAACAGTAGATCTCAGACATCTGCTGATACCACGCTGCTGCCTAATCcttttttcccagtttttctgGAGCCGCCTCCTTCCCATGTATCCCCATCATCCTCTGGAGCCCTTCTCAAAGTAACTACATCTCCTGCTTTCCAAGCCCCTGGGAGTGTCCCTGCTCCAGACTCATCAGTTCAGATTAAACAAGAGCCCATGTCTCCTGAACAAGATGAGAATGTGAATGCTGTATCACAAGTCTCTGCTTGCAGTGTATCCAAGGAATTACCCCAAGTTAATA GAGAAATCAGTTGTCCAGTTTATCCAGTCATCACTGCAGCATTGTCCTTATCAGAGGTAACAGAAAATTGCCATGAACCTATCCAAGATCTGAAGTTTCCTGTGGAGCAAGCAAATACAAGAAACAGGGAAAACTCTCCCTCTTCCCAATCAACAGATCTTCTTAGCATAAATAAAGACAGTGAAGAGCCAACCAAAGGCAACAGTGGGTCTGAAGCATGTAGCAGTTCGTTTCTAAGATTATCTTTTGCTTCAGAAACCCCTTTGGAGAAAGAGGCTCATTCTCCAGctgaccagcctgagcaacaggCAGAATCCACTTTGACATCAGCTGAAACTAggggaaacaagaaaaagaagaaacttcgGAAGAAGAAAACTCTACGAGCTGCCCATGTTCCTGAGAATAGTGACACTGAACAGGATGTATTTACTGCTAAAcctgtaaggaaaataaaaactggaaaattaACTAAAGGGAGTAAAGTAACCACCTCTACCTGGGAAGATAGAACTGGTCAGGAGCAAGAGAGTGTCAGAGAGGAGGCAGACAGTGACTCATCCCTAGAAGTTCTAGAAATCCCTAATCCTCAGTTAGAAGTAGTAGCTATTGATTCTTCTGAATCTGGAGAAGAGAAACCTGATAGCCCAtctaaaaaagatatttggaaCTCTGCAGAACAAAACCCACTAGAAGCTTCTCGTTCTGGTTGTGATGAAGTTAGCTCTACCAGTGAGCTTGGTACCCGCTACAAGGATGGCATCCCTGTGAG TGTGGCAGAAACTCAAACTGTGATCTCCTCCTTAAAAGGATCAAAAAACTCTTCAg AAATATCTTCAGAGCCAGGAGATGATGATGAGCCCACAGAAGGAAGCTTTGAGGGGCACCAAGCTGCAGTGAATGCTATTCAGATATTTGGAAACTTACTGTATACCTGTTCAGCAGATAAAACTGTCCGAGTTTATAATCTGGTG AGTCGGAAATGTATTGGTGTGTTTGAGGGCCATACTTCCAAAGTTAACTGCCTTCTGGTTACTCAGACTTCTGGAAAGAATGCTGCCCTTTACACAGGTTCCAGTGACCACACCATTCACTGCTATAATGTTAAG ACCCGAGAGTGTGTGGAGCAGTTACATCTGGAAGACCGGGTTCTCTGCCTCCATAGTAGATGGCGAATTCTTTATGCTGGACTAGCAAATGGTACTGTGGTGACCTTCAACATAAAG AATAATAAACAGCTTGAAATCTTTGAATGCCATGGCCCTCGGGCAGTCAGCTGTCTTGCCACAGCTCAAGAAGGCGCCCGAAAGTTGCTGGTTGTGGGATCTTATGACTGTACAATCAGTGTACGTGATGCACGGAATGGACTGCTCCTCAGAACTCTGGAGGGCCATAGCAAGACCATTCTTTGCATGAAG GTGGTGAATGATCTTGTGTTCAGTGGCTCCAGTGATCAGTCAGTTCATGCTCACAACATTCAT ACTGGTGAACTTGTACGGATCTATAAAGGTCACAATCATGCAGTGACTGTGGTGAATATCCTAGGAAAAGTGATGGTGACTGCTTGCTTGGATAAATTTGTTCGTGTCTATGAATTACAG tCCCATGATCGACTGCAAGTTTATGGAGGACACAAAGACATGATTATGTGTATGACCATCCATAAAAGCATG ATTTATACTGGCTGTTATGATGGCAGTATTCAGGCTGTGAGACTAAATCTGATGCAGAATTACCGCTGTTGG
- the Znf106 gene encoding zinc finger protein 106 isoform X1, giving the protein MLSASDLVTMVRERKCILCHIAYSSKKEMDEHMRSMLHHRELENLKGRDSSHECRVCGVTEVGLSAYAKHISGQLHKDNVDAQDREDDGKGEEEEEDYFDKELVQLIKQRKEQSRQDEPSNSSQDINSDDRQPQWRREDRIPYQDRESYSQPVRHHRGPPQRDWKWEKDGFNNSRKNSFSHCLRNSGGPRGCSGWHKGVARSSSTWFHNHSNSGGGWHSNSGMVDWNYNSTGRNSSWHSEGTGGFSSWHMNNSNGNWKSNVRSTNSWNYNGPGDKFQPGRNRNSNYQMEDMTMLWNKKSNKSSKYNPERYKWQWQDNDKIGTVATYRSPSEEGFTSDKFPSEGLLDFNFEQPESQTTRQADSAASKSSGKNGSVAREKPRRWTPYPSQKTLDLQSGLKEVTSNKSEMIDKPLFDFSLITIGIQEPQTDKTNISPILKTQKEIHTGSLNHKTTSDCTVSYEVVRDCPIAEKPEQKHDSNRIPSLKSPLLPLPATKSVSQKQDSKNPSNTKANSFSPGEHSDPLNKPTLEDRQGSPYISKLRSSCPHVLKGNTTTSGTQKKPDDNLNETLQKAKEVPECHETLQNPLLSTSKRTSNFAKASRNVEESEKGSLKIEFQVHALEDESDGETSDVEKHGTKIGTLGCATTEVLSCSTHTVEEKEQDEQILKTPRKFSTSPCNSTVHQNESELQVASAASPHSGLLLDLKTSLEDGQDDNPIKSHISFETEGFESTSLDAELQKSDISQPSGPLLPELSKLGFPASLQRDLTRHISLKSKTGAHLPEPNLNSARRIRNISGHRKSETEKESGLKPTLRQILNASRRNVNWEQVIQQVTKKKQELGKGLPRFGIEMVPLVQNEQEVLDLDGDPDLSNLEGFQWEGVSISSSPGLARKRSLSESSVIMDRAPSVYNFFSEEGTGKENEPQQIVSPSNSLNAAQSQKATMCLKQELTPLTASLRTGEKSENVATRRRHSAQLPCDHIIPLMHSAKDLNNQERSTPPSENQNAQENNGERNSLSSNASSLLAASSLADAATDSSCTSGAEQNDSQSIRKKRRATGDGSSPELPSLERKNKRRKIKGKKAERSQVDQLLNISLREEELSKSLQCMDNNLLQARAALQTAYVEVQRLLMLKQQITMEMSALRTHRIQILQGLQETYEPSEHPDQLPCSLTREQRNSRSQTSADTTLLPNPFFPVFLEPPPSHVSPSSSGALLKVTTSPAFQAPGSVPAPDSSVQIKQEPMSPEQDENVNAVSQVSACSVSKELPQVNREISCPVYPVITAALSLSEVTENCHEPIQDLKFPVEQANTRNRENSPSSQSTDLLSINKDSEEPTKGNSGSEACSSSFLRLSFASETPLEKEAHSPADQPEQQAESTLTSAETRGNKKKKKLRKKKTLRAAHVPENSDTEQDVFTAKPVRKIKTGKLTKGSKVTTSTWEDRTGQEQESVREEADSDSSLEVLEIPNPQLEVVAIDSSESGEEKPDSPSKKDIWNSAEQNPLEASRSGCDEVSSTSELGTRYKDGIPVSVAETQTVISSLKGSKNSSEISSEPGDDDEPTEGSFEGHQAAVNAIQIFGNLLYTCSADKTVRVYNLVSRKCIGVFEGHTSKVNCLLVTQTSGKNAALYTGSSDHTIHCYNVKTRECVEQLHLEDRVLCLHSRWRILYAGLANGTVVTFNIKNNKQLEIFECHGPRAVSCLATAQEGARKLLVVGSYDCTISVRDARNGLLLRTLEGHSKTILCMKVVNDLVFSGSSDQSVHAHNIHTGELVRIYKGHNHAVTVVNILGKVMVTACLDKFVRVYELQSHDRLQVYGGHKDMIMCMTIHKSMIYTGCYDGSIQAVRLNLMQNYRCWWHGCSLIFGVIDHLKQHLLTDHTNPNFQTLKCRWKNCDAFFTARKGSKQDAAGHIERHAEDDSKIDS; this is encoded by the exons ATGTTGAGTGCTTCAGATCTGGTCACTATGGTACGAGAACGAAAATGCATATTGTGCCACATTGCATACAGCTCAAAAAAG GAGATGGACGAACACATGCGGAGCATGTTGCATCACAGGGAACTTGAAAACCTGAAGGGCAG GGACAGTAGTCATGAGTGCCGAGTATGCGGGGTCACAGAAGTGGGTCTTTCTGCATATGCAAAGCACATTTCTGGCCAGTTGCACAAAGATAATGTGGATGCCCAGGACAGAGAAGAtgatgggaagggagaggaagaggaggaagattaTTTTGACAAGGAACTCGTTCAgttaataaaacaaaggaaagaacaaagtcg ACAAGATGAGCCTTCCAATAGCAGCCAAGATATAAACTCTGATGACAGGCAACCTCAATGGAGACGAGAAGACCGAATCCCTTACCAAGACAGAGAGAGTTACAGCCAGCCAGTGAGGCATCATCGTGGACCTCCACAGAGAGATTGGAAATGGGAGAAAGATGGCTTTAATAACAGTAGAAAAAATAGCTTTTCACATTGTTTGAGAAATAGTGGTGGACCAAGAGGATGTTCTGGGTGGCATAAAGGTGTTGCAAGAAGTTCCTCAACCTGGTTTCACAACCATAGTAATTCTGGAGGTGGTTGGCATTCAAATAGTGGGATGGTAGATTGGAATTATAACAGTACAGGAAGGAATTCCAGTTGGCATTCTGAAGGAACAGGTGGCTTTTCCAGTTGGCATATGAACAACAGTAacggaaactggaaatccaatgTACGTAGTACAAATAGTTGGAATTACAATGGCCCTGGAGACAAATTTCAACCAGGCAGAAACAGAAATTCTAACTATCAAATGGAGGACATGACTATGCTTTGGAATAAGAAATCTAATAAGTCAAGCAAATATAATCCAGAGAGATATAAATGGCAGTGGCAAGATAATGACAAAATTGGTACAGTTGCCACATATAGAAGTCCTTCTGAAGAAGGATTTACAAGTGATAAATTTCCTTCAGAAGGCTTACTTGACTTCAATTTTGAGCAGCCAGAAAGCCAAACCACTAGGCAGGCAGACAGTGCAGCTTCCAAAAGTAGTGGAAAGAATGGCAGTGTAGCAAGGGAAAAGCCTCGTCGCTGGACTCCATATCCTTCCCAGAAGACTCTGGATTTACAGTCAGGATTGAAAGAAGTCACCAGTAACAAGTCAGAAATGATAGATAAACCTCTCTTTGATTTTAGCTTGATTACCATAGGAATACAAGAACCTCAAACTGATAAAACAAATATCTCCCCAAtactaaaaacacaaaaagaaatacatactGGATCTCTTAATCACAAAACCACTTCTGACTGCACTGTTTCCTATGAGGTGGTAAGAGATTGCCCCATTGCAGAAAAACCTGAACAAAAGCATGATTCAAATAGGATTCCTTCATTGAAATCCCCACTCCTTCCACTTCCAGCCACTAAATCAGTTTCTCAAAAGCAAGATTCAAAGAATCCTTCAAACACCAAAGCAAATTCTTTTTCCCCTGGAGAACACTCAGATCCCTTGAACAAACCCACTTTAGAAGATAGACAAGGTTCTCCTTACATATCCAAATTGCGAAGTTCATGTCCTCATGTTTTAAAAGGGAATACAACTACATCTGGCACTCAAAAAAAACCTGATgataatttaaatgaaacattacAAAAAGCCAAAGAAGTGCCAGAGTGTCATGAGACATTGCAAAATCCACTTCTTAGCACTTCTAAGAGGACCAGTAACTTTGCAAAGGCAAGTAGGAATGTAGAAGAGTCTGAAAAGGGATCTTTGAAGATTGAGTTTCAAGTGCATGCATTAGAAGATGAAAGTGATGGAGAGACATCTGATGTAGAAAAGCATGGAACAAAAATTGGAACTCTGGGTTGTGCAACTACAGAAGTTTTATCCTGCAGCACTCACACTGTTGAAGAGAAAGAACAGGATGAACAGATTTTGAAAACACCTCGGAAATTTTCCACCTCCCCTTGTAATTCCACAGTTCACCAGAATGAGTCTGAATTACAAGTGGCATCTGCAGCTAGTCCACACTCTGGCTTATTGCTAGACTTGAAAACCTCTCTAGAAGATGGACAGGATGACAACCCTATTAAATCTCATATATCTTTTGAAACAGAAGGCTTTGAGAGTACTAGTTTAGATGCTGAGCTTCAAAAAAGTGATATTAGTCAGCCCTCTGGTCCTCTCTTGCCTGAACTAAGCAAGCTTGGCTTTCCTGCCTCACTTCAGAGAGATCTAACCCGGCACATTAGTTTGAAGAGCAAAACTGGAGCACACCTTCCTGAGCCAAACCTCAATAGTGCTCGCCGTATTCGCAATATTAGTGGTCATCGAAAGAGTGAAACAGAGAAGGAGTCTGGACTCAAACCAACCCTACGACAGATTCTAAATGCATCTCGGAGAAATGTCAACTGGGAACAGGTCATTCAGCAAGTAACCAAGAAAAAACAAGAGCTAGGCAAAGGCTTACCCAG gtttgGCATAGAAATGGTACCTCTGGTTCAAAATGAGCAAGAGGTCTTGGATTTAGATGGTGATCCTGATCTGTCTAATTTAGAAGGATTCCAGTGGGAAGGtgtttccatttcctcatctccTGGGTTGGCCAGAAAGCGAAGCCTTTCTGAGAGCAGCGTGATCATGGATAGGGCTCCTTCTGTGTACAATTTCTTCAGTGAGGAAGGTACTGGCAAAGAAAATGAGCCCCAGCAGATTGTTTCACCTAGTAACTCATTGAATGCTGCACAGAGTCAGAAAGCAACGATGTGCCTTAAACAGGAGTTGACACCTCTGACTGCCTCCCTCAGAACAGGTGAAAAGTCTGAAAATGTTGCTACCCGAAGGCGTCATAGTGCACAATTACCCTGTGATCATATAATACCTTTGATGCATTCAGCAAAAGACCTAAACAACCAGGAGAGGTCTACACCACCATCAGAGAATCAGAATGCCCAGGAGAATAATGGAGAAAGAAACTCTCTCTCATCAAATGCATCCTCACTCCTTGCAGCCTCCAGTTTAGCAGATGCAGCCACTGATAGCAGCTGTACCTCTGGTGCTGAACAAAATGACAGCCAGAGTATTAGAAAGAAACGAAGAGCCACCGGA GATGGATCTTCTCCTGAACTCCCAAGTcttgagagaaaaaataaaagaaggaaaattaaagggaaaaaag CAGAACGTTCTCAGGTTGACCAGCTACTGAATATTTCCTTAAGAGAGGAAGAACTAAGCAAATCACTGCAGTGCATGGATAATAACCTTCTGCAGGCCCGGGCAGCTCTGCAGACAGCATATGTTGAAGTTCAGAGGTTGCTCATGCTCAAGCAGCAG ataactATGGAAATGAGTGCACTGAGGACTCATAGAATACAGATTCTACAGGGATTACAAG AAACATATGAACCTTCTGAGCACCCAGATCAGCTTCCCTGTAGCCTCACTCGAGAACAAAGGAACAGTAGATCTCAGACATCTGCTGATACCACGCTGCTGCCTAATCcttttttcccagtttttctgGAGCCGCCTCCTTCCCATGTATCCCCATCATCCTCTGGAGCCCTTCTCAAAGTAACTACATCTCCTGCTTTCCAAGCCCCTGGGAGTGTCCCTGCTCCAGACTCATCAGTTCAGATTAAACAAGAGCCCATGTCTCCTGAACAAGATGAGAATGTGAATGCTGTATCACAAGTCTCTGCTTGCAGTGTATCCAAGGAATTACCCCAAGTTAATA GAGAAATCAGTTGTCCAGTTTATCCAGTCATCACTGCAGCATTGTCCTTATCAGAGGTAACAGAAAATTGCCATGAACCTATCCAAGATCTGAAGTTTCCTGTGGAGCAAGCAAATACAAGAAACAGGGAAAACTCTCCCTCTTCCCAATCAACAGATCTTCTTAGCATAAATAAAGACAGTGAAGAGCCAACCAAAGGCAACAGTGGGTCTGAAGCATGTAGCAGTTCGTTTCTAAGATTATCTTTTGCTTCAGAAACCCCTTTGGAGAAAGAGGCTCATTCTCCAGctgaccagcctgagcaacaggCAGAATCCACTTTGACATCAGCTGAAACTAggggaaacaagaaaaagaagaaacttcgGAAGAAGAAAACTCTACGAGCTGCCCATGTTCCTGAGAATAGTGACACTGAACAGGATGTATTTACTGCTAAAcctgtaaggaaaataaaaactggaaaattaACTAAAGGGAGTAAAGTAACCACCTCTACCTGGGAAGATAGAACTGGTCAGGAGCAAGAGAGTGTCAGAGAGGAGGCAGACAGTGACTCATCCCTAGAAGTTCTAGAAATCCCTAATCCTCAGTTAGAAGTAGTAGCTATTGATTCTTCTGAATCTGGAGAAGAGAAACCTGATAGCCCAtctaaaaaagatatttggaaCTCTGCAGAACAAAACCCACTAGAAGCTTCTCGTTCTGGTTGTGATGAAGTTAGCTCTACCAGTGAGCTTGGTACCCGCTACAAGGATGGCATCCCTGTGAG TGTGGCAGAAACTCAAACTGTGATCTCCTCCTTAAAAGGATCAAAAAACTCTTCAg AAATATCTTCAGAGCCAGGAGATGATGATGAGCCCACAGAAGGAAGCTTTGAGGGGCACCAAGCTGCAGTGAATGCTATTCAGATATTTGGAAACTTACTGTATACCTGTTCAGCAGATAAAACTGTCCGAGTTTATAATCTGGTG AGTCGGAAATGTATTGGTGTGTTTGAGGGCCATACTTCCAAAGTTAACTGCCTTCTGGTTACTCAGACTTCTGGAAAGAATGCTGCCCTTTACACAGGTTCCAGTGACCACACCATTCACTGCTATAATGTTAAG ACCCGAGAGTGTGTGGAGCAGTTACATCTGGAAGACCGGGTTCTCTGCCTCCATAGTAGATGGCGAATTCTTTATGCTGGACTAGCAAATGGTACTGTGGTGACCTTCAACATAAAG AATAATAAACAGCTTGAAATCTTTGAATGCCATGGCCCTCGGGCAGTCAGCTGTCTTGCCACAGCTCAAGAAGGCGCCCGAAAGTTGCTGGTTGTGGGATCTTATGACTGTACAATCAGTGTACGTGATGCACGGAATGGACTGCTCCTCAGAACTCTGGAGGGCCATAGCAAGACCATTCTTTGCATGAAG GTGGTGAATGATCTTGTGTTCAGTGGCTCCAGTGATCAGTCAGTTCATGCTCACAACATTCAT ACTGGTGAACTTGTACGGATCTATAAAGGTCACAATCATGCAGTGACTGTGGTGAATATCCTAGGAAAAGTGATGGTGACTGCTTGCTTGGATAAATTTGTTCGTGTCTATGAATTACAG tCCCATGATCGACTGCAAGTTTATGGAGGACACAAAGACATGATTATGTGTATGACCATCCATAAAAGCATG ATTTATACTGGCTGTTATGATGGCAGTATTCAGGCTGTGAGACTAAATCTGATGCAGAATTACCGCTGTTGG